DNA sequence from the Sulfurimonas sp. HSL3-1 genome:
CTTCTCCTTCGGAACGGTCGGCTGCAACTTTGCGTGCAAATTCTGCCAGAACGCGGACATCTCCCAGTACCCCAAGGAGCACGACCATAAGATCGCGGGACAGCCGCTCAGCCCCGAACAGATCGTTGCCCTGGCCAAAGAGTACGGCTGCGACTCCATCGCCTACACCTACAACGAACCGGTCGTCTTTTTCGAATACACCTATGATACGGCCAAACTCGCCCACGAGGCGGGATTGAAGAACATCTACGTCACCAGCGGCTTCGAGACCCACAAGGCCATTGACACCCTGCTGCCCTACCTCGACGGGATGAATATCGATATCAAGGGGTACACGGAAGCGTTCTACGAGGACATCTGCGGCGCCAAACTCAAGCCCGTGCTCGATACGGTCAAATACGCCCACGACAAGGGGATCTGGATCGAAATAACGACCCTGCTGATTCCCGGGAAGAACGACAGCGACGAGGAGATAAGAAAGATCGCGCGTTTTGTCGCCGACCTCGACGTGAACATCCCCTGGCACGTCAGCGGCTTTTACCCCATGTACAAGATGCTCGACACCCCGCCAACTCCGCCAACCACCCTGATCCGCGCCTACGAGATCGGCAAGGAGGAGGGGCTCAACTTCGTTTACATCGGCAACTACGACGACGAGGACCGCGAATCGACCTACTGCCCCAACTGCGGCTTCAAGATCATCAACCGCAGCGGCCATATCGGCCAGTACGTACAGAACCACCTCACCGACGAAGGCAACTGCCCGCAGTGCGGGACGCATATCCCGGGGGTGTGGGAGTAAGGGCGCTTGCCTATCTCATAGGTGCTCCCATTGTCCCAATGAAAGTGCATACTTTCCGATCTCAAACAATTATAAAATGATCTACAATTTCCAATAAGCTATAATATTTCAAAAACCGCTGATTTTGGAAAAAGTATGAGACAATTAATTGTTATTTTTATGATTTCAATTTCTTTTTTTTGTTTGTCTGTACAAGCAAAAAATGAGTTAAATAGTTCACTGAAGTCGAGCAGTGAAATAAATTTCACCAAGAGCAATCAACCTAACACTCTTAAACTCCTGAAAAATGATAAAGAGAGGATAAAAAGAGAAGAAATATTTCGGGAAGAAGTCAGGAAAGAAATAGAAAAATCTCGTAAACCAACGACATGGTATGCCAGAATATTGAAATTTTTCAATACTCCGCTGGGTATCTGGTTGCTTTCTACCGTTGTTGTTGGTGTTCTCGGTTGGCTTATATCTCGGTGGCAGAGTAGATTAACTGAAGAACGAAAAAATAAAGCAAAAATGGAGGAAATCGATCTCCAAATAGCTCTTCGTTTAAAACACCTACATATAAGTTTAAAAAAACCTTCTCCCTGGAGTGAATATAAACATTACAGCATACAAGTAAAAGATTTCCTAACTGGCATACCTTACACTGCTTTGTCTCCTGATTTAAAAGATAGAACTACTATGTCATTACTCTTTGAACTAGGAAAAACTATACGTTCAATAGATGAGAAAAATAAAATTCAAAATTCAATCGATGCCTCAATGGCTTTGTACAATATTATGACTGAAGGATGGGGAGATAATACGGAAAAAAGCATGGAAGAAAACCGTAAAAAAGAACTTGTTGGAGCGTATAAAAAACATATTGCAAGTTTACAGCTTGATAGGTGGAGTTTTTCAGTCAACAAGTGAAGTGATAGGTTTTTTCGTTCTTTCTTCTTTCTCTCGTTCCCACCGTCTCGGTGGGAATGCATATGTTATGAAATCACCAGGTCGGATCGACGCTCAACAGTCCGGGTATGCCTTCATAATCCCTCGCGCTGGAGTACCGCCAGTGTGAAGCAGTATCAACATAGCCCCTTTTAACAGGATTGTTATGGATATACTCTATGCGCTCTCTCATCATTGCATCGCCAAGTAATTGCTTCGGGGCGATGCCTTCCTGCCACAACTGGAATTCCTTTCCAACCTTATGGGCCTTTTTGTAAAACGCCAACTGATCGAGGATCGTCGTCACTTTTTTTTCCTGAAGATGATCAATGATCTTTCTTGCCGTGTACGACTTGAAACGCGCCATGTCCTTGGCGATATCTTCACTGCGGGCGACAAGGTGCAGATGGTTTTCCAGTATCACGTAGGCATGTATTTTCAGGTTGGAAGTCTCTTTTAGATAGTTCAAGCTTTCAAAGACGATGTTGATTGTTTCGGGGCGGGTGAATATCGGTATCCAATGCAGTATCGTGCAGGTCACGAAGTGCGGAGCTGTCGGTTCATAAACCTTGTAGCGGCTTCTGCCCATTTATGCTTCTTTTACTCTATTCGATCTCATATGCATTCCCACCGAGACGGTGGGAACGAGGGAAAATATATGTCAGTTTTTCGTTCGTCAATTATTCCAGCAAATAAAGACATGTATCCACAAATAATTAGAGTATAAAAACCTAGATGAAGCTTTTTCATAATAACTATTCACTTAGTTCATCTATGTTTATTTGACAAGCAGTCAGGTCTGCTGGTGGTAAA
Encoded proteins:
- the amrS gene encoding AmmeMemoRadiSam system radical SAM enzyme codes for the protein MSAPAWLSKKLDDGRILCEACHQHCKLSEGEYGVCGIRKVEGGQLQLLTYGLAAAVNVDPVEKKPMFHFLPDTKAFSFGTVGCNFACKFCQNADISQYPKEHDHKIAGQPLSPEQIVALAKEYGCDSIAYTYNEPVVFFEYTYDTAKLAHEAGLKNIYVTSGFETHKAIDTLLPYLDGMNIDIKGYTEAFYEDICGAKLKPVLDTVKYAHDKGIWIEITTLLIPGKNDSDEEIRKIARFVADLDVNIPWHVSGFYPMYKMLDTPPTPPTTLIRAYEIGKEEGLNFVYIGNYDDEDRESTYCPNCGFKIINRSGHIGQYVQNHLTDEGNCPQCGTHIPGVWE
- a CDS encoding REP-associated tyrosine transposase, whose amino-acid sequence is MGRSRYKVYEPTAPHFVTCTILHWIPIFTRPETINIVFESLNYLKETSNLKIHAYVILENHLHLVARSEDIAKDMARFKSYTARKIIDHLQEKKVTTILDQLAFYKKAHKVGKEFQLWQEGIAPKQLLGDAMMRERIEYIHNNPVKRGYVDTASHWRYSSARDYEGIPGLLSVDPTW